In the genome of Dermacentor silvarum isolate Dsil-2018 chromosome 1, BIME_Dsil_1.4, whole genome shotgun sequence, one region contains:
- the LOC119433706 gene encoding uncharacterized protein LOC119433706 isoform X1, with protein sequence MRRSSLLALVTLLVQVASQGSPRRARQGSSATTPPAADQASLLPSSSPQGLAQVSKVAVRCTKKAMEVRVEFGAPFAGVVYSKGHFEQPECRHVQADAAPGNAFEFVIRADRCGSSKVERKGKDGESYIENTIVVQNEPRIQEWSDSARRLRCSWDTNIDRTVSSSISVNQLEVQQARYAGSSAADSYMDVQLGRGPFSPPVTGLVRIGDTLTLVVYTLGADLDVLVKDCLAHDGDPRRAVQLTDARGCVAKPKLLGPWQKTRNTGATGASTIAFAYLKAFKFPDKVEVYLECNIEMCRRKCAEPCTKSKRSRRQLVNESQHVVEPARVARGIRVVAPEDLDPLQPAAPGWPSRAPSTGDVCLSLPGFVTALSAVLAILLSSCVLSALLFLRVRQLTSDHAPSGGGKSKSVPPPEFVRKVRRVP encoded by the exons ATGAGGCGGTCGTCCTTGCTGGCGTTGGTGACCCTTCTGGTTCAG GTGGCGTCCCAGGGAAGCCCGCGGCGCGCGCGCCAGGGAAGCAGCGCTAcgacgccgccggcggcggacCAGGCGTCGctgctgccgtcgtcgtcgcctcaGGGTCTGGCGCAGGTCTCCAAGGTGGCCGTGCGCTGCACCAAGAAGGCGATGGAGGTGCGCGTCGAGTTCGGTGCGCCCTTCGCGGGCGTCGTCTATTCCAAGGGCCACTTCGAGCAGCCCGAGTGCCGGCACGTGCAGGCGGATGCGGCGCCCGGCAACGCCTTCGAGTTCGTTATCCGCGCGGACCGCTGCGGCTCGTCCAAGGTCGAGCGTAAGGGCAAGGACGGGGAGTCCTACATCGAGAACACCATCGTGGTTCAGAATGAGCCCAGGATTCAG GAATGGTCGGACTCGGCGCGGCGCCTGCGCTGCTCGTGGGACACGAACATCGACCGGACGGTGAGCTCGTCAATCAGCGTGAACCAGCTGGAGGTGCAGCAAGCGCGCTACGCGGGCTCGTCGGCCGCCGACTCGTACATGGACGTGCAGCTGGGCCGGGGCCCCTTCTCGCCGCCCGTCACGGGCCTGGTGCGCATCGGCGATACGCTCACGCTGGTCGTGTACACGCTGGGCGCCGACCTCGACGTGCTCGTCAAGGACTGCCTGGCACACGACGGCGACCCGCGCCGCGCCGTCCAGCTAACGGACGCGCGAGGCTGCGTCGCCAAGCCCAAGCTGCTGGGGCCCTGGCAGAAGACGCGCAACACGGGAGCCACCGGCGCCAGCACCATTGCCTTCGCGTACCTCAAGGCGTTCAAGTTTCCCGACAAG GTGGAGGTGTACCTGGAGTGCAACATAGAGATGTGCCGACGCAAGTGCGCGGAGCCGTGCACCAAGTCCAAGCGCAGCCGGCGTCAGCTGGTCAACGAGTCGCAGCACGTGGTGGAGCCGGCGCGCGTGGCGCGCGGCATTCGCGTCGTGGCGCCCGAAGACTTGGACCCGCTGCAGCCGGCGGCGCCCGGCTGGCCCTCCCGGGCGCCCTCCACGGGCGACGTCTGCCTCTCGCTGCCTGGATTCGTGACCGCGCTGTCGGCCGTGCTCGCCATCTTGCTCAGTTCGTGCGTCCTCTCGGCGCTGCTCTTCCTGCGCGTGCGCCAGCTCACCTCCGACCACGCGCCCAGCGGTGGTGGCAAATCCAAGAGCGTTCCGCCGCCGGAGTTTGTGCGCAAGGTGCGCCGCGTTCCTTAG
- the LOC119433706 gene encoding uncharacterized protein LOC119433706 isoform X2: MQVASQGSPRRARQGSSATTPPAADQASLLPSSSPQGLAQVSKVAVRCTKKAMEVRVEFGAPFAGVVYSKGHFEQPECRHVQADAAPGNAFEFVIRADRCGSSKVERKGKDGESYIENTIVVQNEPRIQEWSDSARRLRCSWDTNIDRTVSSSISVNQLEVQQARYAGSSAADSYMDVQLGRGPFSPPVTGLVRIGDTLTLVVYTLGADLDVLVKDCLAHDGDPRRAVQLTDARGCVAKPKLLGPWQKTRNTGATGASTIAFAYLKAFKFPDKVEVYLECNIEMCRRKCAEPCTKSKRSRRQLVNESQHVVEPARVARGIRVVAPEDLDPLQPAAPGWPSRAPSTGDVCLSLPGFVTALSAVLAILLSSCVLSALLFLRVRQLTSDHAPSGGGKSKSVPPPEFVRKVRRVP, translated from the exons ATGCAGGTGGCGTCCCAGGGAAGCCCGCGGCGCGCGCGCCAGGGAAGCAGCGCTAcgacgccgccggcggcggacCAGGCGTCGctgctgccgtcgtcgtcgcctcaGGGTCTGGCGCAGGTCTCCAAGGTGGCCGTGCGCTGCACCAAGAAGGCGATGGAGGTGCGCGTCGAGTTCGGTGCGCCCTTCGCGGGCGTCGTCTATTCCAAGGGCCACTTCGAGCAGCCCGAGTGCCGGCACGTGCAGGCGGATGCGGCGCCCGGCAACGCCTTCGAGTTCGTTATCCGCGCGGACCGCTGCGGCTCGTCCAAGGTCGAGCGTAAGGGCAAGGACGGGGAGTCCTACATCGAGAACACCATCGTGGTTCAGAATGAGCCCAGGATTCAG GAATGGTCGGACTCGGCGCGGCGCCTGCGCTGCTCGTGGGACACGAACATCGACCGGACGGTGAGCTCGTCAATCAGCGTGAACCAGCTGGAGGTGCAGCAAGCGCGCTACGCGGGCTCGTCGGCCGCCGACTCGTACATGGACGTGCAGCTGGGCCGGGGCCCCTTCTCGCCGCCCGTCACGGGCCTGGTGCGCATCGGCGATACGCTCACGCTGGTCGTGTACACGCTGGGCGCCGACCTCGACGTGCTCGTCAAGGACTGCCTGGCACACGACGGCGACCCGCGCCGCGCCGTCCAGCTAACGGACGCGCGAGGCTGCGTCGCCAAGCCCAAGCTGCTGGGGCCCTGGCAGAAGACGCGCAACACGGGAGCCACCGGCGCCAGCACCATTGCCTTCGCGTACCTCAAGGCGTTCAAGTTTCCCGACAAG GTGGAGGTGTACCTGGAGTGCAACATAGAGATGTGCCGACGCAAGTGCGCGGAGCCGTGCACCAAGTCCAAGCGCAGCCGGCGTCAGCTGGTCAACGAGTCGCAGCACGTGGTGGAGCCGGCGCGCGTGGCGCGCGGCATTCGCGTCGTGGCGCCCGAAGACTTGGACCCGCTGCAGCCGGCGGCGCCCGGCTGGCCCTCCCGGGCGCCCTCCACGGGCGACGTCTGCCTCTCGCTGCCTGGATTCGTGACCGCGCTGTCGGCCGTGCTCGCCATCTTGCTCAGTTCGTGCGTCCTCTCGGCGCTGCTCTTCCTGCGCGTGCGCCAGCTCACCTCCGACCACGCGCCCAGCGGTGGTGGCAAATCCAAGAGCGTTCCGCCGCCGGAGTTTGTGCGCAAGGTGCGCCGCGTTCCTTAG